A genomic region of Gymnogyps californianus isolate 813 chromosome 12, ASM1813914v2, whole genome shotgun sequence contains the following coding sequences:
- the NAE1 gene encoding NEDD8-activating enzyme E1 regulatory subunit isoform X2, with product MAQPGRASLKEQRYDRQLRLWGDHGQEALESAHVCVINATATGTEILKNLVLPGIGSFTIVDGNRVSGEDVGNNFFLQKSHIGQNRAQSATELLQELNNDVSGNFVEESPEKLLDNDPSFFNRFNLVVATQLPESTLLRLAELLWNSNVPLLVCRTYGLVGYMRVIIKEHTVVESHPDNMLEDLRLDKQFPELREHIQSYDLDHMDKKDHSHTPWIVIVAKYLTKWFSEKSDQLPKSYKEKEAFRQLIRQGILKNENGTPEDEENFEEAIKNVNTALNTTEIPRCIEEIFNDDCCINITEQSPSFWILARAVKEFVANEGQGSLPVRGTIPDMIADSNKFIKLQNVYREKAKKDIAAVGNHAAKLLQSLGKAPESISERELKLLCSNSAFLRVVRCRSLSEEYGLNTFNKDEIISHMDNPDSEVVLYLMLRAVDRFYKQHGRYPGVYNYQVEDDIGKLKSCLTGFLQEHVLSVVVKDDYVHEFCRYGAAEPHAIAAFMGGAAAQEVIKVITGQFVIFNNTYIYSGMSQTSATFQL from the exons ATGGCGCAGCCGGGCAGGGCCAGCCTCAAGGAGCAGAGATACGACCGGCAGTTGAG ATTGTGGGGTGACCATGGACAAGAAGCTTTAGAATCTGCCCATGTTTGTGTGATAAATGCAACAGCAACAGGAACTGAAATACTCAAAAACTTAGTGCTACCGG gtaTTGGTTCATTTACAATTGTTGATGGGAATCGGGTGTCTGGAGAAGATGTTGGAAATAA tttctttctacAAAAAAGCCATATTGGTCAG AATCGTGCCCAGAGTGCCACTGAGCTCTTGCAAGAATTGAATAATGATGTTTCTGGAAACTTTGTCGAAGAG AGTCCAGAAAAGCTTCTAGACAATGacccttccttttttaatcGATTTAACTTGGTGGTTGCAACGCAACTACCAGAAAG TACGTTGCTGCGCTTGGCTGAACTACTCTGGAATTCTAACGTTCCTCTGCTGGTCTGCAGGACTTATGGACTGGTTGGTTATATGAGAGTCATTATTAAAGAACATACAG TTGTTGAATCTCATCCTGACAATATGTTAGAAGATCTGAGACTGGACAAACAATTTCCAGAACTGAGGGAACACATTCAGTCTTACGACTTGGATCATATGGACAAAAAG GACCATAGCCACACTCCATGGATTGTGATTGTAGCCAAGTATCTAACAAAGTGGTTCAGTGAG aaaagtgATCAGTTGCCTAAgagttacaaagaaaaagaagccttcAGACAACTGATTCGGCAAG gtatcttaaagaatgaaaatggaaCCCCAGAAGATGAGGAGAACTTTGAAGAAGCTATAAAAAATGTGAACACAGCATTAAATACCACAGAG attcCAAGATGCATTGAAGAGATTTTTAATGATGATTGCTGCATAAATATCACAGAGCAG TCACCCTCCTTCTGGATTTTGGCTCGAGCTGTAAAGGAATTTGTGGCAAACGAGGGGCAAGGAAGCTTGCCTGTCCGGGGCACTATTCCTGATATGATAGCAGACTCCAACAAATTTATCAAATTGCAAAATGT ATACcgtgaaaaagcaaagaaggatATTGCTGCCGTGGGTAACCATGCTGCTAAATTGTTACAGTCCCTAGGCAAG GCACCCGAATCTATTTCagagagagaattaaaattgcttt GCAGCAACTCAGCTTTTCTCCGAGTAGTACGATGTAGATCTCTGTCTGAAGAATACGGTTTAAACACTTTTAACAAGGATGAAATCA tttcccacatGGATAACCCAGACAGTGAAGTAGTGCTGTACTTGATGCTACGGGCTGTAGATAGATTTTATAAGCAGCATGGTAGATATCCAG GTGTCTACAACTATCAGGTAGAAGATGATATTGGAAAACTAAAATCATGCCTTACTGGTTTCTTACAAGAACATGTGTTGTCTGTAGTGGTGAAAGATGACTACGTTCATGAGTT TTGTCGCTATGGAGCTGCTGAGCCACATGCTATTGCTGCCTTCATGGGAG GAGCTGCTGCACAGGAGGTTATCAAAGTCATTACGGGGcagtttgtaatttttaataacacCTATATTTACAGTGGAATGTCACAGACTTCAGCTACTTTCCAGCTGTAG
- the TERB1 gene encoding telomere repeats-binding bouquet formation protein 1: protein MENQKVQKKQCDMKTDLNLLLECLKYQMDCPVSQKEALITIYSICQQNSEASEYFREIGGLMFINDLAKSSVHCIVKEAALFTLGVIIESNVYCQQTLCTSALFEDLILFLINKDSGVNLKRMSVYVILVLVSNNKSGQTCVRDTGCIGLLLRLFRTSLSTSEMNLSDENTNQCYQLWSSVCSTLCACVNNPQNEDNQNICCSVFPYAKEWLESCTEPEIVRPICSFVGLTVANNSYVQKYFVSVGGLDTLAKVLIKLMHDSCVSHSSTKLAVVVTRTLDACIANDSAMGVVLTKYHTVSELLKLLSSDTLDTGEKISIILTIGHCTEVCEENQCELLQNNGLPLMIQVLTESQDEELNKAATFVLQNCKQMTEQLSLKINDNSLNVNNVEELDVQVRKRSLQDYWKKAKEILHRINLIEKEHEEERAQGRVFVDRSSEANTEASKYYEVNPDDPKTYIERIHKEVRCPQLTSKSDDQVLAPSVNSSPLKNGIVNTMDPVNASTRQSEQSNIPCSVNELQTDSVLQRHSINEKTACVKNQSILQVSGHLFKQPAKIVKNMKQTCTSGQHSFYSEITKEEKSTSATSASHKMADLRCLGCTAGGLSFSSKTFTKMLQSCPYQCDRHKVILEAEERYKKELHKLAVCNNSRYATHEKILLTPVKKKRLHTEISTFRSKKDSFQSILLTPIRKNKSNTSNREEHSKNTRLTDDYNLIPTYKKSFQKNQDADLKRQRLKEMCDQECQRLKENCIYSLDKDENNEIRSLDMNTRTLNKRRRTRKDFVTEEINCLLSGVKKMGNHWNLILWSYPFQKGRTSVDLSKKYYRLQLQVITI from the exons atggaaaatcaaaAGGTGCAGAAAAAACAATGTG ATATGAAAACAGATCTGAACTTACTGCTTGAATGCCTTAAATATCAGATGGACTGCCCTGTATCTCAGAAGGAGGCTTTGATCACTATTTATTCAATTTGTCAACAAAACA GTGAAGCAAGTGAATATTTTCGAGAAATTGGTGGTTTGATGTTTATAAATGATCTTGCAAAGTCAAGTGTTCATTGCATAGTAAAGGAAGCAGCTTTATTTACATTAGGAGTTATAATAGAGAGTAATG TTTATTGTCAACAAACTTTGTGTACTTCTGCATTGTTTGAAgacctcattttatttttaattaataaggATTCTGGTGTGAACTTGAAAAGAATGTCTGTTTATGTCATCTTAGTACTGGTGTCAAATAATA AAAGTGGGCAAACCTGTGTCAGAGATACAGGCTGCATTGGTCTTCTGCTACGGTTATTCAG AACAAGTCTTTCCACATCTGAGATGAATCTGTCAGATGAAAATACTAATCAGTGCTATCAGCTGTGGTCTTCAGTATGCAGTACTCTCTGTGCCTGTGTTAACAATCCTCAGAATG aAGATAATCAAAACATCTGCTGTTCAGTTTTTCCGTATGCCAAAGAGTGGCTCGAAAGTTGCACAGAGCCTGAGATAGTTCGTCCCATTTGTTCATTTGTTGGTCTCACAGTTGCAAATAACT catatgtgcagaaatattttgtgtctgTTGGAGGATTGGATACATTAGCTAAAGTTCTCATCAAGCTTATGCATGATTCCTGTGTGAGTCACTCAAGCACAAAACTTGCAGTAGTAGTAACAAGGACTCTGGATGCCTGTATTGCTAATGACT cTGCCATGGGTGTTGTCTTGACAAAGTACCACACTGTGTCAGAGCTACTGAAGCTGCTGTCCAGTGACACTCTGGATACTGGAGAAAAAATTAGTATTATTCTAACAATTGGACACTGCACTGAAGTTTgtg aagaaaaccaGTGTGAACTGCTCCAGAACAATGGTCTTCCACTTATGATTCAGGTATTAACAGAGTCTCAGGATGAGGAACTAAACAAAGCTGCTACTTTTGTGCTGCAAAACTGCAAACAAATGA ctGAACAATTGTCCCTGAAAATAAATGATAATTCATTAAACGTGAACAATGTAGAAGAGTTGGATGTGCAagtcagaaaaagaagtctACAAGActactggaagaaagcaaaagaaattttacaCCGAATAAACTTGATTGAAAAAGAACATGAGGAG GAAAGAGCGCAAGGAAGAGTATTTGTAGACAGATCTTCAGAAGCCAATACTGAAGCATCAAAATACTATGAAGTGAATCCTGATGATCCAAAAACTTACATAGAAAGAATACATAAAGAAGTACGTTGTCCACAGTTGACCTCTAAGTCAGATGATCAGGTTCTTGCTCCATCTGTAAATTCTTCTCCGCTGAAAAATGGAATAGTGAACACTATGGATCCAGTAAATGCTTCTACTAGACAAAGTGAACAGAGTAATATTCCATGTTCAGTTAATGAACTGCAAACAGACAGTGTACTTCAAAGGCATAGTATAAATGAAAAAACTGCTTGTGTAAAAAATCAGTCTATTCTTCAAGTAAG TGGACACTTATTTAAACAACCAGCAAAGattgttaaaaatatgaaacagacATGCACATCAG GTCAACATTCATTCTACTCAGAGAtaaccaaggaagaaaaaagtacttCGGCTACATCTGCATCCCATAAAATGGCAGATTTAAGGTGTTTAG gttgtACAGCAGGAGGACTGTCCTTCAGTAGTAAAACCTTTACCAAGATGTTGCAAAGTTGTCCGTACCAGTGTGACCGTCACAAAGTCATTCTGGAAGCCGAAGAAAGATATAAAAAGGAACTTCACAAATTGGCTGTTTGTAACAACAGTAGATATGCAACTCATGAGa aaatactgctgaccccagtgaagaaaaaaagactgcacACAGAAATATCAACTTTTAGGAGCAAAAAGGATAGTTTCCAAA gtattctTTTGACTCcaattagaaaaaacaaatctaatACTTCAAATAGAGAGGAACATAGTAAAAATACTAGGTTGACTGATGACTATAACTTGATACCTACGTATAAGAAGT ctttccaaaaaaaccaagatgCTGACTTGAAGAGACAAAGATTGAAAGAAATGTGCGACCAGGAATGTCAGCgcttaaaagaaaattgcataTATTCACTTGACAAAGATGAG
- the NAE1 gene encoding NEDD8-activating enzyme E1 regulatory subunit isoform X3 produces the protein MGIGCLEKMLEISSFFLQKSHIGQNRAQSATELLQELNNDVSGNFVEESPEKLLDNDPSFFNRFNLVVATQLPESTLLRLAELLWNSNVPLLVCRTYGLVGYMRVIIKEHTVVESHPDNMLEDLRLDKQFPELREHIQSYDLDHMDKKDHSHTPWIVIVAKYLTKWFSEKSDQLPKSYKEKEAFRQLIRQGILKNENGTPEDEENFEEAIKNVNTALNTTEIPRCIEEIFNDDCCINITEQSPSFWILARAVKEFVANEGQGSLPVRGTIPDMIADSNKFIKLQNVYREKAKKDIAAVGNHAAKLLQSLGKAPESISERELKLLCSNSAFLRVVRCRSLSEEYGLNTFNKDEIISHMDNPDSEVVLYLMLRAVDRFYKQHGRYPGVYNYQVEDDIGKLKSCLTGFLQEHVLSVVVKDDYVHEFCRYGAAEPHAIAAFMGGAAAQEVIKVITGQFVIFNNTYIYSGMSQTSATFQL, from the exons ATGGGAATCGGGTGTCTGGAGAAGATGTTGGAAATAAGTAG tttctttctacAAAAAAGCCATATTGGTCAG AATCGTGCCCAGAGTGCCACTGAGCTCTTGCAAGAATTGAATAATGATGTTTCTGGAAACTTTGTCGAAGAG AGTCCAGAAAAGCTTCTAGACAATGacccttccttttttaatcGATTTAACTTGGTGGTTGCAACGCAACTACCAGAAAG TACGTTGCTGCGCTTGGCTGAACTACTCTGGAATTCTAACGTTCCTCTGCTGGTCTGCAGGACTTATGGACTGGTTGGTTATATGAGAGTCATTATTAAAGAACATACAG TTGTTGAATCTCATCCTGACAATATGTTAGAAGATCTGAGACTGGACAAACAATTTCCAGAACTGAGGGAACACATTCAGTCTTACGACTTGGATCATATGGACAAAAAG GACCATAGCCACACTCCATGGATTGTGATTGTAGCCAAGTATCTAACAAAGTGGTTCAGTGAG aaaagtgATCAGTTGCCTAAgagttacaaagaaaaagaagccttcAGACAACTGATTCGGCAAG gtatcttaaagaatgaaaatggaaCCCCAGAAGATGAGGAGAACTTTGAAGAAGCTATAAAAAATGTGAACACAGCATTAAATACCACAGAG attcCAAGATGCATTGAAGAGATTTTTAATGATGATTGCTGCATAAATATCACAGAGCAG TCACCCTCCTTCTGGATTTTGGCTCGAGCTGTAAAGGAATTTGTGGCAAACGAGGGGCAAGGAAGCTTGCCTGTCCGGGGCACTATTCCTGATATGATAGCAGACTCCAACAAATTTATCAAATTGCAAAATGT ATACcgtgaaaaagcaaagaaggatATTGCTGCCGTGGGTAACCATGCTGCTAAATTGTTACAGTCCCTAGGCAAG GCACCCGAATCTATTTCagagagagaattaaaattgcttt GCAGCAACTCAGCTTTTCTCCGAGTAGTACGATGTAGATCTCTGTCTGAAGAATACGGTTTAAACACTTTTAACAAGGATGAAATCA tttcccacatGGATAACCCAGACAGTGAAGTAGTGCTGTACTTGATGCTACGGGCTGTAGATAGATTTTATAAGCAGCATGGTAGATATCCAG GTGTCTACAACTATCAGGTAGAAGATGATATTGGAAAACTAAAATCATGCCTTACTGGTTTCTTACAAGAACATGTGTTGTCTGTAGTGGTGAAAGATGACTACGTTCATGAGTT TTGTCGCTATGGAGCTGCTGAGCCACATGCTATTGCTGCCTTCATGGGAG GAGCTGCTGCACAGGAGGTTATCAAAGTCATTACGGGGcagtttgtaatttttaataacacCTATATTTACAGTGGAATGTCACAGACTTCAGCTACTTTCCAGCTGTAG
- the NAE1 gene encoding NEDD8-activating enzyme E1 regulatory subunit isoform X1 yields MAQPGRASLKEQRYDRQLRLWGDHGQEALESAHVCVINATATGTEILKNLVLPGNDFFFPQGIGSFTIVDGNRVSGEDVGNNFFLQKSHIGQNRAQSATELLQELNNDVSGNFVEESPEKLLDNDPSFFNRFNLVVATQLPESTLLRLAELLWNSNVPLLVCRTYGLVGYMRVIIKEHTVVESHPDNMLEDLRLDKQFPELREHIQSYDLDHMDKKDHSHTPWIVIVAKYLTKWFSEKSDQLPKSYKEKEAFRQLIRQGILKNENGTPEDEENFEEAIKNVNTALNTTEIPRCIEEIFNDDCCINITEQSPSFWILARAVKEFVANEGQGSLPVRGTIPDMIADSNKFIKLQNVYREKAKKDIAAVGNHAAKLLQSLGKAPESISERELKLLCSNSAFLRVVRCRSLSEEYGLNTFNKDEIISHMDNPDSEVVLYLMLRAVDRFYKQHGRYPGVYNYQVEDDIGKLKSCLTGFLQEHVLSVVVKDDYVHEFCRYGAAEPHAIAAFMGGAAAQEVIKVITGQFVIFNNTYIYSGMSQTSATFQL; encoded by the exons ATGGCGCAGCCGGGCAGGGCCAGCCTCAAGGAGCAGAGATACGACCGGCAGTTGAG ATTGTGGGGTGACCATGGACAAGAAGCTTTAGAATCTGCCCATGTTTGTGTGATAAATGCAACAGCAACAGGAACTGAAATACTCAAAAACTTAGTGCTACCGGGTAA tgattttttttttccccaaggtaTTGGTTCATTTACAATTGTTGATGGGAATCGGGTGTCTGGAGAAGATGTTGGAAATAA tttctttctacAAAAAAGCCATATTGGTCAG AATCGTGCCCAGAGTGCCACTGAGCTCTTGCAAGAATTGAATAATGATGTTTCTGGAAACTTTGTCGAAGAG AGTCCAGAAAAGCTTCTAGACAATGacccttccttttttaatcGATTTAACTTGGTGGTTGCAACGCAACTACCAGAAAG TACGTTGCTGCGCTTGGCTGAACTACTCTGGAATTCTAACGTTCCTCTGCTGGTCTGCAGGACTTATGGACTGGTTGGTTATATGAGAGTCATTATTAAAGAACATACAG TTGTTGAATCTCATCCTGACAATATGTTAGAAGATCTGAGACTGGACAAACAATTTCCAGAACTGAGGGAACACATTCAGTCTTACGACTTGGATCATATGGACAAAAAG GACCATAGCCACACTCCATGGATTGTGATTGTAGCCAAGTATCTAACAAAGTGGTTCAGTGAG aaaagtgATCAGTTGCCTAAgagttacaaagaaaaagaagccttcAGACAACTGATTCGGCAAG gtatcttaaagaatgaaaatggaaCCCCAGAAGATGAGGAGAACTTTGAAGAAGCTATAAAAAATGTGAACACAGCATTAAATACCACAGAG attcCAAGATGCATTGAAGAGATTTTTAATGATGATTGCTGCATAAATATCACAGAGCAG TCACCCTCCTTCTGGATTTTGGCTCGAGCTGTAAAGGAATTTGTGGCAAACGAGGGGCAAGGAAGCTTGCCTGTCCGGGGCACTATTCCTGATATGATAGCAGACTCCAACAAATTTATCAAATTGCAAAATGT ATACcgtgaaaaagcaaagaaggatATTGCTGCCGTGGGTAACCATGCTGCTAAATTGTTACAGTCCCTAGGCAAG GCACCCGAATCTATTTCagagagagaattaaaattgcttt GCAGCAACTCAGCTTTTCTCCGAGTAGTACGATGTAGATCTCTGTCTGAAGAATACGGTTTAAACACTTTTAACAAGGATGAAATCA tttcccacatGGATAACCCAGACAGTGAAGTAGTGCTGTACTTGATGCTACGGGCTGTAGATAGATTTTATAAGCAGCATGGTAGATATCCAG GTGTCTACAACTATCAGGTAGAAGATGATATTGGAAAACTAAAATCATGCCTTACTGGTTTCTTACAAGAACATGTGTTGTCTGTAGTGGTGAAAGATGACTACGTTCATGAGTT TTGTCGCTATGGAGCTGCTGAGCCACATGCTATTGCTGCCTTCATGGGAG GAGCTGCTGCACAGGAGGTTATCAAAGTCATTACGGGGcagtttgtaatttttaataacacCTATATTTACAGTGGAATGTCACAGACTTCAGCTACTTTCCAGCTGTAG